The Brachyspira aalborgi genome has a segment encoding these proteins:
- a CDS encoding DUF4160 domain-containing protein produces MLVISRFYGIIIKMYFQQKEHNPPHFHAIYGEYVGVVDINELKIIEGDLPSKASSMVLEWAKNNQAELLNIWQTQNFKQLEPLE; encoded by the coding sequence ATGCTCGTTATATCAAGATTTTATGGAATTATAATAAAAATGTATTTTCAGCAGAAAGAACATAATCCGCCGCATTTTCATGCAATATATGGAGAATATGTCGGCGTAGTGGATATTAACGAATTAAAAATTATAGAAGGCGATTTACCAAGCAAAGCGTCTTCTATGGTTTTGGAATGGGCGAAAAATAATCAAGCAGAATTATTAAATATATGGCAAACGCAAAATTTTAAACAATTAGAACCTTTGGAGTAG
- a CDS encoding DUF2442 domain-containing protein, with protein MSFHKIKNVEALDNFTLQVLFESGEKRFYDLNKLIEVNKDFEILKRDKNLFKLVKIDIQGYGIYWNDYLDISCNEIYYNN; from the coding sequence ATGTCGTTTCATAAAATAAAAAATGTAGAAGCTTTAGACAATTTTACTTTACAAGTTTTATTTGAAAGCGGAGAAAAACGATTTTACGATTTAAATAAACTTATAGAAGTAAATAAAGATTTTGAAATATTGAAACGAGATAAAAATTTATTTAAATTGGTAAAAATCGATATTCAAGGTTATGGCATTTATTGGAACGATTATTTAGATATATCTTGCAATGAAATTTATTATAATAATTGA